Proteins from a genomic interval of Medicago truncatula cultivar Jemalong A17 chromosome 3, MtrunA17r5.0-ANR, whole genome shotgun sequence:
- the LOC112420393 gene encoding uncharacterized protein, which translates to MISKGEKSGKYSVKSAYRICVIEIADNSHMHVHGRWNLIWKLKVPPKIKNFLWRVHRGCFSTRARPNGRGVSCPLDCVQCNNNYEDNIYILIECPKVVRVWRNANLWDTIDRVIRQDYNIHALIFTLLQNLSSGQDLREKNLLLLECGCGTCVVLISKYDPLLNRVEDFTASSCLTLLCSINGCSITTSDGIGNSKQGFHPSHERFSGFHASQCGFCTPGMCGFPSLVLLSMPKRTILQSHQLVSQKSLFSRLKNLLHVTFVDALVTDRLLMPAKVLQRMLTWRISV; encoded by the exons ATGATTTCGAAAGGGGAAAAGAGTGGTAAGTATTCAGTTAAAAGTGCATATAGAATTTGTGTGATTGAAATTGCAGATAACTCTCACATGCATGTTCATGGTCGTTGGAATCTCATTTGGAAGTTAAAAGTGCCTCCTAAAATCAAGAATTTTCTTTGGCGTGTGCATCGTGGTTGTTTTTCAACACGCGCTCGTCCTAATGGTAGAGGAGTCTCTTGTCCACTTGATTGTGTTCAGTGTAATAACAACTATGAAGATAACATCTATATTCTCATTGAGTGCCCTAAAGTTGTTCGAGTATGGCGGAATGCGAATTTATGGGACACAATTGACAGGGTGATTCGTCAAGATTATAATATTCATGCTCTCATATTCACTCTTTTGCAGAATCTCTCTTCAGGGCAagatttgagagagaaaaatctTTTGCTTTTAGAAT GTGGTTGTGGTACTTGTGTAgttttaatatcaaaatatgaTCCACTGCTCAACAGAGTCGAAGATTTTACAGCAAGCTCTTGTCTCACACTACTTTGTAGCATAAATGGATGTTCAATAACGACAAGTGATGGCATTGGAAATAGCAAACAAGGATTCCATCCAAGTCATGAAAGATTTTCTGGATTCCATGCTTCTCAATGTGGCTTTTGTACTCCTGGAATGTGTGGCTTTCCCTCTTTGGTGCTCTTGTCAATGCCGAAAAGAACAATTCTCCAGAGCCACCAGCTGGTTTCTCAAAAATCTCTGTTTTCAAGGCTGAAAAATCTATTGCATGTAACCTTTGTCGATGCACTGGTTACCGATAGGTTGCTGATGCCTGCAAAAGTTTTGCAGAGGATGTTGACATGGAGGATCTCGGTTTGA